A single region of the Mustela lutreola isolate mMusLut2 chromosome 2, mMusLut2.pri, whole genome shotgun sequence genome encodes:
- the NUDT16 gene encoding U8 snoRNA-decapping enzyme, whose product MAGIRKLELEEALTLGSGWRHACHALLYAPDPGMLFGRIPLRYAVLMQMRFDGRLGFPGGFVNMQDGGLEAGLNRELTEELGEAVADFRVERADYRSSHAGPGARIVAHFYAKRLTLQQLVAVEMCAPRAKDHGLEVLGLVRVPLYTLRDGVGGLPAFLENTFIGTAKEQLLEALQDLELVEPGSLTARKISLPR is encoded by the exons ATGGCCGGGATCCGCAagctggagctggaggaggcCCTGACGCTGGGGTCTGGCTGGCGCCACGCGTGCCACGCGCTGTTATACGCGCCGGACCCAGGGATGCTTTTCGGTCGCATCCCGCTCCGTTACGCGGTCCTG ATGCAGATGCGCTTTGATGGGCGCCTCGGCTTCCCCGGCGGCTTCGTCAACATGCAGGACGGCGGTCTGGAGGCCGGGCTGAATCGCGAGCTGACCGAGGAGCTGGGCGAGGCCGTGGCGGACTTCCGCGTGGAGCGTGCAGACTACCGCAGCTCGCACGCGGGTCCGGGGGCGCGCATCGTGGCCCACTTCTACGCCAAGCGCCTGACGCTCCAGCAGCTGGTCGCTGTGGAGATGTGCGCCCCTCGGGCCAAGGACCACGGGCTGGAG GTGCTAGGCCTGGTGCGAGTGCCCCTGTATACCCTACGGGATGGTGTGGgaggcctgcctgccttcctggagAACACCTTCATTGGAACTGCAAAGGAGCAGCTGCTGGAGGCCCTCCAGGATTTAGAACTGGTGGAACCTGGTTCTCTTACAGCCCGGAAGATCTCCCTACCTCGCTAG